In Eleginops maclovinus isolate JMC-PN-2008 ecotype Puerto Natales chromosome 10, JC_Emac_rtc_rv5, whole genome shotgun sequence, the following proteins share a genomic window:
- the LOC134871135 gene encoding actin-binding LIM protein 1-like isoform X6 — protein sequence MVSHLVSLCSLICSDDSLDDRSMSGILNLRSLGRICGSSNEMVVLDRVKRKNSVRRMSIIEDGEIAEVLYLIPRQSMMEQLPFINPDDYILCEKLFSTSENMTGPFAQDDPGALGGKRIIPCFRCGESCKGQVLRVQNNHFHIKCFTCKVCGCDLAQSGFFMKNSDYFCPLDFQRIHGTLCNNCGEFVEGQVVTVLGKTYHPACFVCTGCKQPFPAGDCVTFSGKDCLCQRCIRPVSPVLSPKDISSFNNCSGCGRDIKNGQALLALAGQWHLGCFKCKTCRKVLSGEYISKDGVPYCERDYQFQFGVQCDACQRFITGKVLEAGEKHYHPSCARCSRCEKMFKEGEEMFLQGSTVWHPHCRSNSRTDDSYMVSRPKTPCLDFFFPQQKVKPTRSSSESSSSRPGSCTPGSPGRTICAKVDNEIIDYRDLAAIPRVKAIYEIEHPDMMSYKSVNDNSSSLDNKGNRQDRRSCAESPESVSETTEESFEIKKSIPASASQGSFGVQSLHNRHSYTPSLSRSPQHFHRPDEGFNMYRRPPIYKQQDPNSSTSQTASLPGYGRKGLNPPRSADYSHYSSDRFKDFKVCDKTLNPLLLLSLLSCLV from the exons ATGGTTTCTCACCTAGTGTCACTCTGCAGCCTGATCTGTTCGGACGACAGCCTCGACGACAGAAGCATGTCGGGCATCCTCAACCTCCGCAGCCTGGGCCGGATCTGCGGCTCCAGCAACGAAATGGTAGTTTTGGACAGGGTCAAGAGGAAGAACTCTGTCAGGCGCATGTCCATTATTGAAGATGGTGAAATTGCAGAGGTCCTCTACCTTATTCCTAGACAGTCCATGATGGAGCAGCTGCCCTTCATCAACCCTGACGACTACATCCTGTGTGAGAAGTTGTTTAGCACGTCTGAAAATATGACAG GGCCATTTGCTCAGGATGACCCGGGTGCTCTGGGAGGGAAGCGGATCATCCCGTGCTTCAGGTGTGGGGAGTCATGCAAAGGACAGGTGCTGCGAGTCCAGAACAACCACTTCCACATAAAGTGCTTTACCTGCAAGG tgtgtggCTGCGACCTGGCTCAGAGTGGCTTCTTCATGAAGAACAGTGACTACTTCTGCCCGCTGGACTTCCAGAGGATTCACGGCACGCTCTGCAACAACTGCGGGGAGTTTGTGGAGGGACAGGTGGTCACAGTTTTGGGGAAGACCTATCACCCAGCCTGCTTTGTGTGCACCGGTTGCAA aCAGCCCTTTCCTGCTGGGGATTGCGTCACCTTCAGTGGAAAGGACTGCCTCTGTCAGCGATGTATCCGGCCCGTGTCTCCAGTTCTTAGTCCTAAAGACATCAGCTCTTTTAATA actgCTCTGGCTGTGGTAGAGACATCAAGAACGGCCAGGCTCTGTTAGCGCTGGCGGGCCAGTGGCACCTCGGCTGCTTCAAGTGTAAAACCTGCAGGAAGGTGCTGAGCGGAGAATATATCAGCAA AGACGGCGTTCCCTATTGTGAGAGGGACTACCAGTTTCAGTTTGGGGTGCAATGTGACGCGTGTCAGAGGTTTATTACAGGAAAAGTCCTGGAG GCAGGGGAGAAACATTATCACCCCAGCTGTGCAAGATGCAGCCGATGTGAGAAAATGTTCAAAGAAGGCGAAGAAATGTTTCTGCAAG GATCAACAGTTTGGCACCCGCACTGCAGAAGCAACAGCAGAACTGATGACAGTTACATG GTCAGCAGACCAAAAACACCTTGTCTTGATTTCTTTTTCCCCCAACAAAAAGTGAAG ccCACTAGATCCTCATCGGAAAGCTCCAGTTCCCGGCCGGGTTCATGCACCCCGGGGAGTCCTGGACGAACCATCTGT GCAAAAGTAGATAATGAGATCATTGATTACCGAGATTTAGCAGCCATTCCCAGAGTCAAGGCTATATATGAAATAGAGCATCCTGATATGATGTCTTATAAGTCTGTGAACGACAACTCCTCTTCTTTGGACAACAAGGGCAACAGACAGGACAGGCGAAGCTGTGCAGAG TCACCAGAAAGCGTATCTGAAACCACAGAg GAGAGTTTTGAAATCAAAAAGTCCATACCCGCATCTGCAAGCCAGGGATCGTTCGGGGTTCAATCACTGCACAATCGTCACAGCTACACTCCGTCTCTGTCCAGATCACCGCAGCACTTCCACCGGCCAG ACGAAGGCTTTAATATGTACAGACGGCCTCCAATTTATAAACAGCAAG ATCCAAATTCCTCTACATCACAAACAGCCTCTTTGCCTGGATACGGTCGCAAGGGCCTCAATCCG CCACGGTCAGCTGATTACTCCCATTACAGCAGTGACAGATTTAAAG ACTTTAAGGTATGTGACAAGACTTTAAATCCCCTGCTTTTGCTTTCTTTGCTTTCCTGTTTGGTTTAA
- the LOC134871135 gene encoding actin-binding LIM protein 1-like isoform X4, producing the protein MVSHLVSLCSLICSDDSLDDRSMSGILNLRSLGRICGSSNEMVVLDRVKRKNSVRRMSIIEDGEIAEVLYLIPRQSMMEQLPFINPDDYILCEKLFSTSENMTGPFAQDDPGALGGKRIIPCFRCGESCKGQVLRVQNNHFHIKCFTCKVCGCDLAQSGFFMKNSDYFCPLDFQRIHGTLCNNCGEFVEGQVVTVLGKTYHPACFVCTGCKQPFPAGDCVTFSGKDCLCQRCIRPVSPVLSPKDISSFNNCSGCGRDIKNGQALLALAGQWHLGCFKCKTCRKVLSGEYISKDGVPYCERDYQFQFGVQCDACQRFITGKVLEAGEKHYHPSCARCSRCEKMFKEGEEMFLQGSTVWHPHCRSNSRTDDSYMPTRSSSESSSSRPGSCTPGSPGRTICAKVDNEIIDYRDLAAIPRVKAIYEIEHPDMMSYKSVNDNSSSLDNKGNRQDRRSCAESPESVSETTEESFEIKKSIPASASQGSFGVQSLHNRHSYTPSLSRSPQHFHRPGLVLSSSLISCNNDTCPAPPLCHNLLPHTKDEGFNMYRRPPIYKQQDPNSSTSQTASLPGYGRKGLNPPRSADYSHYSSDRFKDFKVCDKTLNPLLLLSLLSCLV; encoded by the exons ATGGTTTCTCACCTAGTGTCACTCTGCAGCCTGATCTGTTCGGACGACAGCCTCGACGACAGAAGCATGTCGGGCATCCTCAACCTCCGCAGCCTGGGCCGGATCTGCGGCTCCAGCAACGAAATGGTAGTTTTGGACAGGGTCAAGAGGAAGAACTCTGTCAGGCGCATGTCCATTATTGAAGATGGTGAAATTGCAGAGGTCCTCTACCTTATTCCTAGACAGTCCATGATGGAGCAGCTGCCCTTCATCAACCCTGACGACTACATCCTGTGTGAGAAGTTGTTTAGCACGTCTGAAAATATGACAG GGCCATTTGCTCAGGATGACCCGGGTGCTCTGGGAGGGAAGCGGATCATCCCGTGCTTCAGGTGTGGGGAGTCATGCAAAGGACAGGTGCTGCGAGTCCAGAACAACCACTTCCACATAAAGTGCTTTACCTGCAAGG tgtgtggCTGCGACCTGGCTCAGAGTGGCTTCTTCATGAAGAACAGTGACTACTTCTGCCCGCTGGACTTCCAGAGGATTCACGGCACGCTCTGCAACAACTGCGGGGAGTTTGTGGAGGGACAGGTGGTCACAGTTTTGGGGAAGACCTATCACCCAGCCTGCTTTGTGTGCACCGGTTGCAA aCAGCCCTTTCCTGCTGGGGATTGCGTCACCTTCAGTGGAAAGGACTGCCTCTGTCAGCGATGTATCCGGCCCGTGTCTCCAGTTCTTAGTCCTAAAGACATCAGCTCTTTTAATA actgCTCTGGCTGTGGTAGAGACATCAAGAACGGCCAGGCTCTGTTAGCGCTGGCGGGCCAGTGGCACCTCGGCTGCTTCAAGTGTAAAACCTGCAGGAAGGTGCTGAGCGGAGAATATATCAGCAA AGACGGCGTTCCCTATTGTGAGAGGGACTACCAGTTTCAGTTTGGGGTGCAATGTGACGCGTGTCAGAGGTTTATTACAGGAAAAGTCCTGGAG GCAGGGGAGAAACATTATCACCCCAGCTGTGCAAGATGCAGCCGATGTGAGAAAATGTTCAAAGAAGGCGAAGAAATGTTTCTGCAAG GATCAACAGTTTGGCACCCGCACTGCAGAAGCAACAGCAGAACTGATGACAGTTACATG ccCACTAGATCCTCATCGGAAAGCTCCAGTTCCCGGCCGGGTTCATGCACCCCGGGGAGTCCTGGACGAACCATCTGT GCAAAAGTAGATAATGAGATCATTGATTACCGAGATTTAGCAGCCATTCCCAGAGTCAAGGCTATATATGAAATAGAGCATCCTGATATGATGTCTTATAAGTCTGTGAACGACAACTCCTCTTCTTTGGACAACAAGGGCAACAGACAGGACAGGCGAAGCTGTGCAGAG TCACCAGAAAGCGTATCTGAAACCACAGAg GAGAGTTTTGAAATCAAAAAGTCCATACCCGCATCTGCAAGCCAGGGATCGTTCGGGGTTCAATCACTGCACAATCGTCACAGCTACACTCCGTCTCTGTCCAGATCACCGCAGCACTTCCACCGGCCAG gattggtgctttcttcctctttaatATCTTGCAACAATGACACATGCCCTGCTCCCCCTTTATGTCACAACCTTCTGCCTCACACTAAAG ACGAAGGCTTTAATATGTACAGACGGCCTCCAATTTATAAACAGCAAG ATCCAAATTCCTCTACATCACAAACAGCCTCTTTGCCTGGATACGGTCGCAAGGGCCTCAATCCG CCACGGTCAGCTGATTACTCCCATTACAGCAGTGACAGATTTAAAG ACTTTAAGGTATGTGACAAGACTTTAAATCCCCTGCTTTTGCTTTCTTTGCTTTCCTGTTTGGTTTAA
- the LOC134871135 gene encoding actin-binding LIM protein 1-like isoform X3, translating into MVSHLVSLCSLICSDDSLDDRSMSGILNLRSLGRICGSSNEMVVLDRVKRKNSVRRMSIIEDGEIAEVLYLIPRQSMMEQLPFINPDDYILCEKLFSTSENMTGPFAQDDPGALGGKRIIPCFRCGESCKGQVLRVQNNHFHIKCFTCKVCGCDLAQSGFFMKNSDYFCPLDFQRIHGTLCNNCGEFVEGQVVTVLGKTYHPACFVCTGCKQPFPAGDCVTFSGKDCLCQRCIRPVSPVLSPKDISSFNNCSGCGRDIKNGQALLALAGQWHLGCFKCKTCRKVLSGEYISKDGVPYCERDYQFQFGVQCDACQRFITGKVLEAGEKHYHPSCARCSRCEKMFKEGEEMFLQGSTVWHPHCRSNSRTDDSYMPTRSSSESSSSRPGSCTPGSPGRTICAKVDNEIIDYRDLAAIPRVKAIYEIEHPDMMSYKSVNDNSSSLDNKGNRQDRRSCAESPESVSETTEESFEIKKSIPASASQGSFGVQSLHNRHSYTPSLSRSPQHFHRPGLVLSSSLISCNNDTCPAPPLCHNLLPHTKADEGFNMYRRPPIYKQQDPNSSTSQTASLPGYGRKGLNPPRSADYSHYSSDRFKDFKVCDKTLNPLLLLSLLSCLV; encoded by the exons ATGGTTTCTCACCTAGTGTCACTCTGCAGCCTGATCTGTTCGGACGACAGCCTCGACGACAGAAGCATGTCGGGCATCCTCAACCTCCGCAGCCTGGGCCGGATCTGCGGCTCCAGCAACGAAATGGTAGTTTTGGACAGGGTCAAGAGGAAGAACTCTGTCAGGCGCATGTCCATTATTGAAGATGGTGAAATTGCAGAGGTCCTCTACCTTATTCCTAGACAGTCCATGATGGAGCAGCTGCCCTTCATCAACCCTGACGACTACATCCTGTGTGAGAAGTTGTTTAGCACGTCTGAAAATATGACAG GGCCATTTGCTCAGGATGACCCGGGTGCTCTGGGAGGGAAGCGGATCATCCCGTGCTTCAGGTGTGGGGAGTCATGCAAAGGACAGGTGCTGCGAGTCCAGAACAACCACTTCCACATAAAGTGCTTTACCTGCAAGG tgtgtggCTGCGACCTGGCTCAGAGTGGCTTCTTCATGAAGAACAGTGACTACTTCTGCCCGCTGGACTTCCAGAGGATTCACGGCACGCTCTGCAACAACTGCGGGGAGTTTGTGGAGGGACAGGTGGTCACAGTTTTGGGGAAGACCTATCACCCAGCCTGCTTTGTGTGCACCGGTTGCAA aCAGCCCTTTCCTGCTGGGGATTGCGTCACCTTCAGTGGAAAGGACTGCCTCTGTCAGCGATGTATCCGGCCCGTGTCTCCAGTTCTTAGTCCTAAAGACATCAGCTCTTTTAATA actgCTCTGGCTGTGGTAGAGACATCAAGAACGGCCAGGCTCTGTTAGCGCTGGCGGGCCAGTGGCACCTCGGCTGCTTCAAGTGTAAAACCTGCAGGAAGGTGCTGAGCGGAGAATATATCAGCAA AGACGGCGTTCCCTATTGTGAGAGGGACTACCAGTTTCAGTTTGGGGTGCAATGTGACGCGTGTCAGAGGTTTATTACAGGAAAAGTCCTGGAG GCAGGGGAGAAACATTATCACCCCAGCTGTGCAAGATGCAGCCGATGTGAGAAAATGTTCAAAGAAGGCGAAGAAATGTTTCTGCAAG GATCAACAGTTTGGCACCCGCACTGCAGAAGCAACAGCAGAACTGATGACAGTTACATG ccCACTAGATCCTCATCGGAAAGCTCCAGTTCCCGGCCGGGTTCATGCACCCCGGGGAGTCCTGGACGAACCATCTGT GCAAAAGTAGATAATGAGATCATTGATTACCGAGATTTAGCAGCCATTCCCAGAGTCAAGGCTATATATGAAATAGAGCATCCTGATATGATGTCTTATAAGTCTGTGAACGACAACTCCTCTTCTTTGGACAACAAGGGCAACAGACAGGACAGGCGAAGCTGTGCAGAG TCACCAGAAAGCGTATCTGAAACCACAGAg GAGAGTTTTGAAATCAAAAAGTCCATACCCGCATCTGCAAGCCAGGGATCGTTCGGGGTTCAATCACTGCACAATCGTCACAGCTACACTCCGTCTCTGTCCAGATCACCGCAGCACTTCCACCGGCCAG gattggtgctttcttcctctttaatATCTTGCAACAATGACACATGCCCTGCTCCCCCTTTATGTCACAACCTTCTGCCTCACACTAAAG CAGACGAAGGCTTTAATATGTACAGACGGCCTCCAATTTATAAACAGCAAG ATCCAAATTCCTCTACATCACAAACAGCCTCTTTGCCTGGATACGGTCGCAAGGGCCTCAATCCG CCACGGTCAGCTGATTACTCCCATTACAGCAGTGACAGATTTAAAG ACTTTAAGGTATGTGACAAGACTTTAAATCCCCTGCTTTTGCTTTCTTTGCTTTCCTGTTTGGTTTAA
- the LOC134871135 gene encoding actin-binding LIM protein 1-like isoform X11, translated as MVSHLVSLCSLICSDDSLDDRSMSGILNLRSLGRICGSSNEMVVLDRVKRKNSVRRMSIIEDGEIAEVLYLIPRQSMMEQLPFINPDDYILCEKLFSTSENMTGPFAQDDPGALGGKRIIPCFRCGESCKGQVLRVQNNHFHIKCFTCKVCGCDLAQSGFFMKNSDYFCPLDFQRIHGTLCNNCGEFVEGQVVTVLGKTYHPACFVCTGCKQPFPAGDCVTFSGKDCLCQRCIRPVSPVLSPKDISSFNNCSGCGRDIKNGQALLALAGQWHLGCFKCKTCRKVLSGEYISKDGVPYCERDYQFQFGVQCDACQRFITGKVLEAGEKHYHPSCARCSRCEKMFKEGEEMFLQGSTVWHPHCRSNSRTDDSYMPTRSSSESSSSRPGSCTPGSPGRTICSPESVSETTEESFEIKKSIPASASQGSFGVQSLHNRHSYTPSLSRSPQHFHRPGLVLSSSLISCNNDTCPAPPLCHNLLPHTKADEGFNMYRRPPIYKQQDPNSSTSQTASLPGYGRKGLNPPRSADYSHYSSDRFKDFKVCDKTLNPLLLLSLLSCLV; from the exons ATGGTTTCTCACCTAGTGTCACTCTGCAGCCTGATCTGTTCGGACGACAGCCTCGACGACAGAAGCATGTCGGGCATCCTCAACCTCCGCAGCCTGGGCCGGATCTGCGGCTCCAGCAACGAAATGGTAGTTTTGGACAGGGTCAAGAGGAAGAACTCTGTCAGGCGCATGTCCATTATTGAAGATGGTGAAATTGCAGAGGTCCTCTACCTTATTCCTAGACAGTCCATGATGGAGCAGCTGCCCTTCATCAACCCTGACGACTACATCCTGTGTGAGAAGTTGTTTAGCACGTCTGAAAATATGACAG GGCCATTTGCTCAGGATGACCCGGGTGCTCTGGGAGGGAAGCGGATCATCCCGTGCTTCAGGTGTGGGGAGTCATGCAAAGGACAGGTGCTGCGAGTCCAGAACAACCACTTCCACATAAAGTGCTTTACCTGCAAGG tgtgtggCTGCGACCTGGCTCAGAGTGGCTTCTTCATGAAGAACAGTGACTACTTCTGCCCGCTGGACTTCCAGAGGATTCACGGCACGCTCTGCAACAACTGCGGGGAGTTTGTGGAGGGACAGGTGGTCACAGTTTTGGGGAAGACCTATCACCCAGCCTGCTTTGTGTGCACCGGTTGCAA aCAGCCCTTTCCTGCTGGGGATTGCGTCACCTTCAGTGGAAAGGACTGCCTCTGTCAGCGATGTATCCGGCCCGTGTCTCCAGTTCTTAGTCCTAAAGACATCAGCTCTTTTAATA actgCTCTGGCTGTGGTAGAGACATCAAGAACGGCCAGGCTCTGTTAGCGCTGGCGGGCCAGTGGCACCTCGGCTGCTTCAAGTGTAAAACCTGCAGGAAGGTGCTGAGCGGAGAATATATCAGCAA AGACGGCGTTCCCTATTGTGAGAGGGACTACCAGTTTCAGTTTGGGGTGCAATGTGACGCGTGTCAGAGGTTTATTACAGGAAAAGTCCTGGAG GCAGGGGAGAAACATTATCACCCCAGCTGTGCAAGATGCAGCCGATGTGAGAAAATGTTCAAAGAAGGCGAAGAAATGTTTCTGCAAG GATCAACAGTTTGGCACCCGCACTGCAGAAGCAACAGCAGAACTGATGACAGTTACATG ccCACTAGATCCTCATCGGAAAGCTCCAGTTCCCGGCCGGGTTCATGCACCCCGGGGAGTCCTGGACGAACCATCTGT TCACCAGAAAGCGTATCTGAAACCACAGAg GAGAGTTTTGAAATCAAAAAGTCCATACCCGCATCTGCAAGCCAGGGATCGTTCGGGGTTCAATCACTGCACAATCGTCACAGCTACACTCCGTCTCTGTCCAGATCACCGCAGCACTTCCACCGGCCAG gattggtgctttcttcctctttaatATCTTGCAACAATGACACATGCCCTGCTCCCCCTTTATGTCACAACCTTCTGCCTCACACTAAAG CAGACGAAGGCTTTAATATGTACAGACGGCCTCCAATTTATAAACAGCAAG ATCCAAATTCCTCTACATCACAAACAGCCTCTTTGCCTGGATACGGTCGCAAGGGCCTCAATCCG CCACGGTCAGCTGATTACTCCCATTACAGCAGTGACAGATTTAAAG ACTTTAAGGTATGTGACAAGACTTTAAATCCCCTGCTTTTGCTTTCTTTGCTTTCCTGTTTGGTTTAA
- the LOC134871135 gene encoding actin-binding LIM protein 1-like isoform X13: protein MKEKGPFAQDDPGALGGKRIIPCFRCGESCKGQVLRVQNNHFHIKCFTCKVCGCDLAQSGFFMKNSDYFCPLDFQRIHGTLCNNCGEFVEGQVVTVLGKTYHPACFVCTGCKQPFPAGDCVTFSGKDCLCQRCIRPVSPVLSPKDISSFNNCSGCGRDIKNGQALLALAGQWHLGCFKCKTCRKVLSGEYISKDGVPYCERDYQFQFGVQCDACQRFITGKVLEAGEKHYHPSCARCSRCEKMFKEGEEMFLQGSTVWHPHCRSNSRTDDSYMVSRPKTPCLDFFFPQQKVKPTRSSSESSSSRPGSCTPGSPGRTICAKVDNEIIDYRDLAAIPRVKAIYEIEHPDMMSYKSVNDNSSSLDNKGNRQDRRSCAESPESVSETTEESFEIKKSIPASASQGSFGVQSLHNRHSYTPSLSRSPQHFHRPADEGFNMYRRPPIYKQQDPNSSTSQTASLPGYGRKGLNPPRSADYSHYSSDRFKDFKLTHDGQYPLARMDRGVSMPNLLELKVYPYELLSVGSRGRVKLPKDVDRTKLERHLSPASFFEVFGMGFQEFNMLPLWKRNNMKKRANLF from the exons ATGAAAGAGAAAG GGCCATTTGCTCAGGATGACCCGGGTGCTCTGGGAGGGAAGCGGATCATCCCGTGCTTCAGGTGTGGGGAGTCATGCAAAGGACAGGTGCTGCGAGTCCAGAACAACCACTTCCACATAAAGTGCTTTACCTGCAAGG tgtgtggCTGCGACCTGGCTCAGAGTGGCTTCTTCATGAAGAACAGTGACTACTTCTGCCCGCTGGACTTCCAGAGGATTCACGGCACGCTCTGCAACAACTGCGGGGAGTTTGTGGAGGGACAGGTGGTCACAGTTTTGGGGAAGACCTATCACCCAGCCTGCTTTGTGTGCACCGGTTGCAA aCAGCCCTTTCCTGCTGGGGATTGCGTCACCTTCAGTGGAAAGGACTGCCTCTGTCAGCGATGTATCCGGCCCGTGTCTCCAGTTCTTAGTCCTAAAGACATCAGCTCTTTTAATA actgCTCTGGCTGTGGTAGAGACATCAAGAACGGCCAGGCTCTGTTAGCGCTGGCGGGCCAGTGGCACCTCGGCTGCTTCAAGTGTAAAACCTGCAGGAAGGTGCTGAGCGGAGAATATATCAGCAA AGACGGCGTTCCCTATTGTGAGAGGGACTACCAGTTTCAGTTTGGGGTGCAATGTGACGCGTGTCAGAGGTTTATTACAGGAAAAGTCCTGGAG GCAGGGGAGAAACATTATCACCCCAGCTGTGCAAGATGCAGCCGATGTGAGAAAATGTTCAAAGAAGGCGAAGAAATGTTTCTGCAAG GATCAACAGTTTGGCACCCGCACTGCAGAAGCAACAGCAGAACTGATGACAGTTACATG GTCAGCAGACCAAAAACACCTTGTCTTGATTTCTTTTTCCCCCAACAAAAAGTGAAG ccCACTAGATCCTCATCGGAAAGCTCCAGTTCCCGGCCGGGTTCATGCACCCCGGGGAGTCCTGGACGAACCATCTGT GCAAAAGTAGATAATGAGATCATTGATTACCGAGATTTAGCAGCCATTCCCAGAGTCAAGGCTATATATGAAATAGAGCATCCTGATATGATGTCTTATAAGTCTGTGAACGACAACTCCTCTTCTTTGGACAACAAGGGCAACAGACAGGACAGGCGAAGCTGTGCAGAG TCACCAGAAAGCGTATCTGAAACCACAGAg GAGAGTTTTGAAATCAAAAAGTCCATACCCGCATCTGCAAGCCAGGGATCGTTCGGGGTTCAATCACTGCACAATCGTCACAGCTACACTCCGTCTCTGTCCAGATCACCGCAGCACTTCCACCGGCCAG CAGACGAAGGCTTTAATATGTACAGACGGCCTCCAATTTATAAACAGCAAG ATCCAAATTCCTCTACATCACAAACAGCCTCTTTGCCTGGATACGGTCGCAAGGGCCTCAATCCG CCACGGTCAGCTGATTACTCCCATTACAGCAGTGACAGATTTAAAG ACTTTAAG CTCACCCATGACGGTCAATATCCATTAGCACGAATGGACAGAGGAGTGTCCATGCCTAATTTGTTGGAACTGAAA GTCTACCCATATGAGCTGCTCTCAGTTGGGAGTCGAGGCCGGGTGAAGCTGCCCAAGGATGTAGACCGGACAAAACTTGAG CGTCACCTATCCCCGGCTTCATTCTTTGAGGTTTTCGGCATGGGCTTCCAAGAATTTAACATGCTTCCACTATGGAAACGAAATAACATGAAGAAGCGTGCAAATCTCTTCTGA
- the LOC134871135 gene encoding actin-binding LIM protein 1-like isoform X10, whose translation MVSHLVSLCSLICSDDSLDDRSMSGILNLRSLGRICGSSNEMVVLDRVKRKNSVRRMSIIEDGEIAEVLYLIPRQSMMEQLPFINPDDYILCEKLFSTSENMTGPFAQDDPGALGGKRIIPCFRCGESCKGQVLRVQNNHFHIKCFTCKVCGCDLAQSGFFMKNSDYFCPLDFQRIHGTLCNNCGEFVEGQVVTVLGKTYHPACFVCTGCKQPFPAGDCVTFSGKDCLCQRCIRPVSPVLSPKDISSFNNCSGCGRDIKNGQALLALAGQWHLGCFKCKTCRKVLSGEYISKDGVPYCERDYQFQFGVQCDACQRFITGKVLEAGEKHYHPSCARCSRCEKMFKEGEEMFLQGSTVWHPHCRSNSRTDDSYMPTRSSSESSSSRPGSCTPGSPGRTICGNRQDRRSCAESPESVSETTEESFEIKKSIPASASQGSFGVQSLHNRHSYTPSLSRSPQHFHRPGLVLSSSLISCNNDTCPAPPLCHNLLPHTKADEGFNMYRRPPIYKQQDPNSSTSQTASLPGYGRKGLNPPRSADYSHYSSDRFKDFKVCDKTLNPLLLLSLLSCLV comes from the exons ATGGTTTCTCACCTAGTGTCACTCTGCAGCCTGATCTGTTCGGACGACAGCCTCGACGACAGAAGCATGTCGGGCATCCTCAACCTCCGCAGCCTGGGCCGGATCTGCGGCTCCAGCAACGAAATGGTAGTTTTGGACAGGGTCAAGAGGAAGAACTCTGTCAGGCGCATGTCCATTATTGAAGATGGTGAAATTGCAGAGGTCCTCTACCTTATTCCTAGACAGTCCATGATGGAGCAGCTGCCCTTCATCAACCCTGACGACTACATCCTGTGTGAGAAGTTGTTTAGCACGTCTGAAAATATGACAG GGCCATTTGCTCAGGATGACCCGGGTGCTCTGGGAGGGAAGCGGATCATCCCGTGCTTCAGGTGTGGGGAGTCATGCAAAGGACAGGTGCTGCGAGTCCAGAACAACCACTTCCACATAAAGTGCTTTACCTGCAAGG tgtgtggCTGCGACCTGGCTCAGAGTGGCTTCTTCATGAAGAACAGTGACTACTTCTGCCCGCTGGACTTCCAGAGGATTCACGGCACGCTCTGCAACAACTGCGGGGAGTTTGTGGAGGGACAGGTGGTCACAGTTTTGGGGAAGACCTATCACCCAGCCTGCTTTGTGTGCACCGGTTGCAA aCAGCCCTTTCCTGCTGGGGATTGCGTCACCTTCAGTGGAAAGGACTGCCTCTGTCAGCGATGTATCCGGCCCGTGTCTCCAGTTCTTAGTCCTAAAGACATCAGCTCTTTTAATA actgCTCTGGCTGTGGTAGAGACATCAAGAACGGCCAGGCTCTGTTAGCGCTGGCGGGCCAGTGGCACCTCGGCTGCTTCAAGTGTAAAACCTGCAGGAAGGTGCTGAGCGGAGAATATATCAGCAA AGACGGCGTTCCCTATTGTGAGAGGGACTACCAGTTTCAGTTTGGGGTGCAATGTGACGCGTGTCAGAGGTTTATTACAGGAAAAGTCCTGGAG GCAGGGGAGAAACATTATCACCCCAGCTGTGCAAGATGCAGCCGATGTGAGAAAATGTTCAAAGAAGGCGAAGAAATGTTTCTGCAAG GATCAACAGTTTGGCACCCGCACTGCAGAAGCAACAGCAGAACTGATGACAGTTACATG ccCACTAGATCCTCATCGGAAAGCTCCAGTTCCCGGCCGGGTTCATGCACCCCGGGGAGTCCTGGACGAACCATCTGT GGCAACAGACAGGACAGGCGAAGCTGTGCAGAG TCACCAGAAAGCGTATCTGAAACCACAGAg GAGAGTTTTGAAATCAAAAAGTCCATACCCGCATCTGCAAGCCAGGGATCGTTCGGGGTTCAATCACTGCACAATCGTCACAGCTACACTCCGTCTCTGTCCAGATCACCGCAGCACTTCCACCGGCCAG gattggtgctttcttcctctttaatATCTTGCAACAATGACACATGCCCTGCTCCCCCTTTATGTCACAACCTTCTGCCTCACACTAAAG CAGACGAAGGCTTTAATATGTACAGACGGCCTCCAATTTATAAACAGCAAG ATCCAAATTCCTCTACATCACAAACAGCCTCTTTGCCTGGATACGGTCGCAAGGGCCTCAATCCG CCACGGTCAGCTGATTACTCCCATTACAGCAGTGACAGATTTAAAG ACTTTAAGGTATGTGACAAGACTTTAAATCCCCTGCTTTTGCTTTCTTTGCTTTCCTGTTTGGTTTAA